The Pleurocapsa minor HA4230-MV1 genome has a window encoding:
- a CDS encoding glycosyltransferase family 39 protein, whose product MVLLGLFFRWTNLSDQVFWVDEVATAVRVSGYTIAEVTSDLLQQDLVERDTLLFYQTVTSRTLSDSLNALTKSPEHAPLYFLLTRFWLQWWGNSLGILRSLSVCFSLLILPCLYWLCQELFQRSQISWLSVGIMSISPFYVAYAQEARPYSLWTVTILLMGASFFRAIRLNSKLAWALHSFCLILGFYTSLFSLYVALFQGLYLLSNITKQQLSIIKNYLLSLVIALLAFTPWIWVIINHLNLLQDNTSWMRGNFNLGDIIAVYIGTNLLIFGDLPLSENSNPVEIAIALVVIVFSLLAVIKLYRRWQNKLLKFNLLLVTSSFIFLLTKYIYLDWTTIIGALVAIGILSLSAYSLYYLIIKTNRDRWLYIVCLMLSLPLPLLVADIINQGQSSTAPRYLIPLQLGILIAVAYTVASKLDSQQPKFWRLIVIAFILLGIFSNMRNLNVSPFYQKGRNINNPAIAKIINKSNSALVVVESSEAMDAISLAYSLRSEVKYKVITSKENLTLYLNKFEHVFLLKPSTQLKQRLNQEPQIKLQQVYKSKVFSANEFPLDLWSLDQVRN is encoded by the coding sequence GTGGTCTTATTGGGCCTTTTTTTTCGCTGGACAAATTTATCAGATCAGGTATTTTGGGTAGATGAAGTGGCTACGGCAGTTAGAGTTTCGGGATATACAATTGCCGAGGTTACTAGTGATTTGTTACAGCAAGATTTAGTTGAACGCGATACTTTGTTATTTTATCAAACTGTAACTTCACGAACTTTAAGTGATAGTTTAAATGCTTTAACTAAAAGTCCTGAACATGCTCCTCTTTACTTTTTACTCACTAGATTTTGGCTACAGTGGTGGGGAAATTCCCTAGGGATTCTACGGAGTCTTTCTGTCTGCTTTAGTTTGCTAATTTTGCCTTGTTTGTATTGGTTGTGTCAAGAATTATTTCAGCGCTCGCAGATTAGCTGGTTATCTGTTGGCATAATGAGTATTTCACCTTTTTATGTGGCATATGCTCAAGAAGCTCGTCCTTATAGTTTATGGACAGTGACTATTTTATTGATGGGAGCGAGTTTTTTTCGAGCTATAAGGTTAAATAGTAAATTGGCTTGGGCATTACATAGTTTTTGTTTAATCCTTGGCTTTTATACTTCTTTGTTTTCTCTTTATGTTGCCTTATTTCAAGGTTTATACTTGTTGTCTAATATAACTAAACAACAGTTAAGTATAATTAAGAATTATCTGCTCTCTTTAGTTATTGCTTTACTAGCTTTTACTCCTTGGATCTGGGTAATTATTAATCATTTAAATTTACTTCAGGATAACACTAGCTGGATGAGGGGCAATTTTAATCTTGGTGATATTATTGCAGTTTATATTGGAACGAATTTATTAATTTTTGGTGATCTACCACTATCAGAAAATTCTAATCCAGTTGAAATTGCTATAGCATTAGTAGTTATTGTGTTTTCTCTACTAGCTGTTATTAAACTCTATCGGCGTTGGCAGAATAAACTACTAAAGTTTAATTTGTTATTAGTAACTTCTAGCTTTATTTTCTTATTAACTAAATATATTTATTTAGATTGGACAACTATTATTGGAGCGTTAGTCGCTATTGGCATCTTAAGTTTATCAGCTTATTCTCTCTACTATCTAATTATCAAAACAAATCGCGATCGCTGGTTATATATTGTCTGTTTGATGCTTTCTTTGCCTCTACCTTTATTAGTTGCAGACATTATTAATCAAGGGCAAAGTTCCACTGCACCTAGATACTTAATCCCTCTACAGTTAGGTATATTAATTGCTGTAGCCTATACTGTAGCTAGTAAATTAGACTCTCAGCAGCCGAAATTCTGGCGATTAATTGTGATTGCATTTATATTATTAGGCATTTTTTCTAATATGCGTAATCTAAATGTATCGCCATTTTATCAAAAGGGAAGGAATATTAATAATCCTGCGATCGCTAAAATTATTAATAAAAGTAATTCTGCTTTAGTAGTAGTTGAATCAAGTGAAGCCATGGATGCAATATCTTTAGCCTATTCTTTAAGATCTGAAGTTAAATATAAGGTGATTACTAGCAAAGAGAATTTAACTTTGTACTTGAATAAATTTGAGCATGTCTTTTTGTTAAAGCCTTCTACGCAATTAAAACAAAGATTAAATCAAGAGCCACAAATTAAATTACAACAGGTATATAAATCTAAGGTGTTTAGTGCTAATGAATTTCCTCTAGACTTATGGAGTCTTGATCAAGTCAGAAATTAG
- a CDS encoding fatty acyl-AMP ligase: protein MSSQRESNIVEILQHRAISQGNNLAYIFLQDGESKETKLTYQELDLKAKAIAFELQQLVTPGSRALLVYPYNAGLEFITAFFGCLYAGIVAVPSHPPKNRLTTIEVQTRLESANAKVVLTNSSSFNKLRIRLSEWDKAELPCLNTDKIELPADGWTSPEITADTLAFLQYTSGSTGEPKGVMITHGCLMQNQEMLKQAFGHTSDLVGVGWLPLFHDMGLIGNVIQPIYVGGYCVMMSPVSFVQKPLRWLQAISKYQATTSGAPNFAYDLLCDRVTTAEVAQLNLSSWKVAFCGAEPVQTTTLDEFKLKFASCGFKSTAFYPCYGMAEATLMITGGDRAQYPQIKHVDEVALEQNKVVIVDQSQPGKKSLGTKSFISAGYPWLDGQILIADPLSLKECEPDLIGEIWYSGSNVGQGYWQLSEQTQQTFQASWQGKQYLRTGDLGFISDGELYITGRLHDVLVFWGLNHYPQHIEQTIEQSHLGLKPNSGAAFSVEVEGKPRLIVAQEIERTHRKSLVMDEVVEAIRWQVFQQHFIDIYGIVLLLPGRIPKTSSGKVQRGKCKAMYLDESLEIWQAWYHQDVASSDVTGLFQRYTNPVTYLKILSAIAKGKIRRGLHLVGNFKSLRFLGNR from the coding sequence ATGTCTAGTCAGCGTGAGTCTAACATTGTCGAAATATTACAGCATCGAGCCATATCTCAGGGGAATAATCTGGCTTATATTTTTCTTCAGGATGGAGAGAGTAAGGAGACTAAACTAACTTATCAGGAATTAGATCTCAAAGCAAAAGCGATCGCCTTTGAATTACAACAGCTTGTTACTCCTGGTTCTAGAGCTTTACTGGTATATCCTTATAATGCAGGCTTGGAGTTTATTACGGCTTTTTTTGGCTGTCTCTATGCAGGAATTGTAGCCGTACCCTCTCATCCACCGAAAAATCGCTTGACGACGATAGAAGTGCAAACTCGTCTAGAATCTGCAAATGCAAAGGTGGTTCTAACTAACTCTAGTTCGTTTAATAAATTGAGAATACGGCTATCAGAGTGGGACAAAGCTGAGTTACCTTGCTTAAATACAGACAAGATTGAGTTACCAGCTGATGGTTGGACTTCACCCGAAATCACTGCTGATACCTTGGCTTTCTTACAATATACCTCTGGTTCGACGGGAGAACCCAAAGGAGTGATGATTACTCATGGGTGTCTGATGCAGAATCAGGAGATGCTGAAGCAGGCGTTTGGACATACTTCAGATTTAGTGGGGGTGGGTTGGTTACCGCTGTTTCACGACATGGGTTTGATTGGTAACGTGATCCAGCCAATATATGTAGGAGGGTATTGCGTGATGATGTCTCCCGTTAGTTTTGTCCAAAAGCCACTACGTTGGCTACAGGCAATTAGTAAGTATCAGGCGACTACCAGCGGTGCGCCAAATTTTGCCTATGATCTATTATGCGATCGCGTTACGACAGCAGAAGTGGCGCAATTAAACTTAAGTAGCTGGAAAGTAGCATTTTGTGGCGCTGAACCAGTGCAAACGACTACTTTAGACGAATTTAAGCTTAAATTTGCTAGTTGTGGCTTTAAATCAACTGCTTTCTATCCTTGCTACGGGATGGCGGAGGCGACTTTAATGATTACGGGGGGAGATCGAGCGCAGTATCCGCAAATAAAACATGTGGATGAAGTTGCTTTAGAACAAAACAAAGTAGTGATTGTCGATCAGTCTCAACCAGGAAAAAAAAGCTTAGGGACAAAGAGTTTTATTAGTGCGGGTTATCCTTGGCTAGATGGTCAGATTTTGATTGCCGATCCTCTCAGTTTAAAAGAATGTGAACCCGATCTTATTGGTGAAATCTGGTATTCAGGCTCTAATGTGGGACAAGGATATTGGCAGTTAAGCGAGCAAACACAACAAACTTTTCAGGCTAGTTGGCAGGGTAAACAGTATTTGCGTACTGGTGATCTAGGTTTTATTAGTGACGGTGAACTATATATTACTGGACGTTTGCACGATGTATTAGTATTTTGGGGACTTAATCACTATCCACAGCATATTGAGCAAACAATCGAACAGTCACACTTAGGATTAAAACCGAACAGTGGTGCTGCTTTTTCGGTTGAGGTAGAAGGGAAACCCCGCTTAATCGTTGCTCAGGAAATTGAACGCACCCATAGAAAATCCCTAGTAATGGATGAAGTGGTAGAAGCAATCCGTTGGCAGGTTTTTCAACAGCACTTTATTGATATCTACGGTATTGTTTTATTATTGCCAGGACGTATCCCAAAAACTTCGAGTGGCAAAGTACAGCGTGGTAAGTGCAAAGCAATGTATCTTGATGAAAGTTTAGAGATTTGGCAAGCATGGTATCACCAAGATGTCGCCAGTAGTGATGTGACTGGGTTATTCCAAAGATATACTAATCCTGTTACTTATCTTAAGATCTTATCGGCGATCGCGAAAGGAAAAATTCGACGAGGGTTACATTTGGTTGGTAATTTTAAGTCATTAAGATTTTTGGGTAATAGGTAA
- a CDS encoding HEAT repeat domain-containing protein, whose protein sequence is MMKNDELSFIEAELNSPLDNIDSANSVGDIPPPDPERMLKLLESAVASDRMLAARAFCELEDRRSIPILIKLLKDICPLIRVSTAYALGRNPDSTAVEPLIELLETDFNGYVRKGIVWALGNSKDRRALQPLLHALKTDISAVRLWAASGLAQIAPANYEDIIAAIPPLIQGLRRDRVAAVRSNCAWAIGQLCRELPSNVVYATAIDALIESLVEDDDYGVKDDARSAILKVGDPRGLQMIEELEFEGLI, encoded by the coding sequence ATAATGAAAAATGATGAACTAAGTTTTATTGAAGCTGAACTAAATAGTCCTCTAGATAATATCGATTCAGCCAACTCTGTAGGCGACATTCCACCTCCAGATCCAGAGCGGATGTTAAAGTTGTTAGAATCTGCCGTCGCTTCAGATCGGATGCTAGCAGCCAGAGCATTTTGTGAGTTGGAAGATCGCCGTTCCATTCCGATCTTAATTAAACTGCTAAAGGATATCTGTCCTCTAATTAGAGTCAGCACTGCCTATGCTTTAGGACGCAATCCAGATTCTACTGCTGTTGAACCTTTAATTGAATTACTAGAGACAGACTTTAATGGCTATGTCCGTAAAGGAATAGTGTGGGCATTGGGTAATAGCAAAGATCGACGCGCTCTCCAGCCGTTACTTCATGCTCTTAAGACCGATATTTCCGCCGTCAGACTATGGGCAGCCAGTGGTTTGGCTCAAATTGCTCCAGCAAACTACGAAGATATTATTGCAGCCATTCCTCCTCTAATTCAAGGATTAAGAAGAGATCGGGTTGCAGCGGTACGCAGTAACTGTGCTTGGGCAATTGGACAACTATGCCGCGAACTACCTTCTAACGTTGTTTACGCTACGGCGATCGATGCTTTAATTGAGTCTCTAGTAGAAGATGATGATTATGGCGTTAAAGATGACGCAAGAAGTGCTATTCTCAAAGTCGGCGATCCTCGTGGTTTACAGATGATCGAAGAACTTGAATTTGAAGGACTAATTTAA
- a CDS encoding UbiX family flavin prenyltransferase has translation MTKPLIIGVSGASGLIYAVHALKYLLAADYTIELVASRATYMVWQAEQNIRMPAEPDQQELFWRDQAGVKTGVLNCHRWGDVGDNIASGSFRTLGMVIIPCSMSTVGKIAAGLSSDLLERAADVQIKEGKPLVVVPRETPFSLIHLRNLTTLAEAGVKIVPAIPAWYHHPKTIEDLVDFVVARTLDTLDIDCIPLSRWKSS, from the coding sequence ATGACCAAACCCTTGATTATTGGCGTTAGCGGTGCTTCAGGGCTAATCTATGCTGTACATGCTCTAAAATACTTATTAGCTGCCGATTATACGATTGAACTAGTGGCCTCTCGTGCTACCTACATGGTTTGGCAAGCAGAACAAAACATTCGGATGCCAGCAGAACCCGATCAACAAGAACTTTTTTGGCGAGATCAAGCTGGAGTTAAGACAGGTGTCTTAAACTGTCATCGCTGGGGTGATGTGGGAGATAACATTGCCAGTGGTTCTTTCCGTACTTTGGGGATGGTGATTATTCCCTGTAGCATGAGTACAGTAGGCAAAATAGCAGCAGGTTTAAGCTCAGATCTCCTAGAAAGAGCAGCAGATGTGCAGATTAAGGAAGGAAAACCTTTAGTAGTTGTTCCCAGAGAAACCCCCTTTAGTTTGATTCATCTACGCAATTTAACCACTCTTGCTGAAGCTGGAGTAAAAATTGTGCCAGCAATTCCCGCCTGGTATCATCATCCCAAAACAATTGAAGATTTAGTTGATTTTGTCGTAGCTCGAACTTTAGATACTTTAGATATTGACTGTATTCCTTTGTCACGTTGGAAGAGTAGCTAA
- a CDS encoding HAD family phosphatase, with protein sequence MSLKAVFLEFSGVIIDDEAIDQELIADILLSENLRADDDEYTQYCRGKSDRACLKTILANRGRILADEYLNKLLKTKAKGYREKVEQLPEITLPTNLTLFLSQLKEQNIAVGLVTGATRSEVEYVLAKVELAPYFDLIVAGDDLESSKPEPEPYLFAVSKLNLNPQECLAIENNPIGITSAKRAKIQVVGISNLYPLHMLQRQANWTVDDFLDIELDRVDRVLSRIA encoded by the coding sequence ATGAGTCTTAAAGCAGTTTTTCTAGAGTTTAGTGGTGTAATTATTGATGATGAAGCGATCGATCAAGAATTAATTGCAGATATACTTCTAAGTGAAAACTTGCGGGCTGATGATGATGAATATACTCAATATTGTCGTGGTAAAAGCGATCGCGCCTGCTTAAAAACTATTTTAGCTAATCGGGGTCGCATTCTCGCCGATGAATATCTCAATAAACTGCTAAAAACTAAAGCCAAAGGCTATCGTGAAAAAGTCGAACAATTGCCAGAAATAACTTTACCTACAAATTTAACCCTGTTTCTCAGCCAGTTAAAAGAGCAAAACATAGCTGTCGGGTTAGTTACTGGTGCAACTCGCTCAGAAGTGGAATATGTTTTGGCAAAAGTTGAACTTGCTCCCTACTTTGATTTAATTGTGGCAGGTGATGATTTGGAATCGAGTAAACCAGAACCAGAACCTTATTTATTTGCTGTCTCAAAGCTCAACTTAAATCCGCAAGAATGTTTGGCAATTGAAAACAATCCAATTGGTATCACTTCTGCAAAGCGAGCGAAGATACAAGTAGTTGGGATCTCGAATCTTTATCCTCTACATATGTTACAGCGCCAAGCAAATTGGACAGTCGATGATTTTCTAGACATTGAACTAGATCGTGTAGATCGAGTACTCTCTCGCATTGCCTGA
- a CDS encoding glycosyltransferase, protein MKIAMICSSFFPVIDGVTIAIFKRLEQLSLLGHQVIVFCPDYSPIKHFYPDHQQYTGQILPGIEIISLPSSKAIALDFERDLTVKSYQIVLQKLEQFKPDLIHVDEAERLGICLLKLPGVKYAQQHHIPYFAWFHTNYLDYFDDYFNLPFGLNRLGKKCLGLIFAKIYNSYDYTLVSSSVTTRKIRQIGIKNIACAELLGCDLSQFNQINKTPSFFKEQYNLADLENKIKLIFIGRLTPDKGWYFTFKALAKLSPEILNKITIIIAGDGPLKTKIEQTLKQLTPDVYLLGRIQPQAVPKLLVNGDILITNSAKETKGLTVIEAAAAGIPAIAPRAGGVIDTIVDGATGFLYQPQNPADFIDKLTLLISNHDLRHSMGTKAKELAQQYSWQQTVNNLIEIWSQKVTNK, encoded by the coding sequence ATGAAGATTGCCATGATATGTTCGAGTTTTTTTCCTGTAATCGATGGTGTAACGATCGCCATTTTTAAAAGATTAGAACAGCTTAGTCTTTTAGGACATCAAGTAATCGTATTTTGTCCTGACTATAGCCCAATTAAACATTTTTATCCCGATCATCAACAATATACTGGTCAAATATTGCCTGGAATAGAAATAATTAGTTTACCTAGTAGTAAAGCGATCGCTTTAGATTTTGAACGAGATCTAACAGTTAAATCTTATCAAATTGTGCTGCAAAAGCTGGAACAGTTTAAACCCGATCTGATTCATGTTGATGAAGCGGAAAGATTAGGAATTTGTTTGCTTAAGTTACCTGGAGTTAAATATGCCCAGCAGCATCATATTCCTTATTTTGCCTGGTTTCATACTAATTATCTTGATTATTTTGATGACTATTTTAATTTACCCTTTGGTCTTAATCGGTTAGGCAAAAAGTGTTTAGGTTTAATTTTTGCTAAAATCTATAATTCTTACGACTATACTTTAGTATCAAGTTCAGTAACTACTCGTAAAATTAGACAGATAGGGATTAAAAATATAGCTTGTGCTGAATTATTAGGCTGCGATCTAAGTCAGTTTAATCAGATAAATAAAACTCCTAGTTTTTTTAAAGAACAATATAATCTAGCCGATTTAGAAAACAAAATTAAGCTAATTTTTATCGGACGATTAACTCCTGATAAAGGATGGTATTTTACTTTCAAAGCTTTAGCAAAATTATCTCCAGAAATCTTGAATAAAATAACAATTATCATTGCTGGAGATGGCCCACTTAAAACAAAGATTGAACAAACTTTAAAGCAGTTAACACCAGACGTTTATTTATTAGGCAGAATTCAACCTCAAGCCGTACCCAAACTATTAGTCAATGGTGATATATTAATTACAAATTCCGCCAAAGAAACTAAAGGCTTAACAGTAATTGAAGCTGCTGCTGCGGGAATACCAGCGATCGCACCTCGTGCAGGGGGAGTTATTGATACGATTGTAGATGGTGCAACAGGCTTTTTATATCAACCTCAAAACCCAGCAGATTTCATAGATAAATTGACTCTATTGATTTCTAATCACGATCTTCGTCACTCGATGGGAACAAAAGCTAAAGAACTGGCTCAACAATATAGTTGGCAGCAAACTGTTAATAATTTAATTGAAATTTGGTCGCAAAAAGTTACTAATAAATAA
- a CDS encoding MFS transporter, translated as MSLTNSNSLPLKATLLLTSTLTVMSGATIAPSLPAMQEYFADVPNSALLVRLVLTIPALFIAIGGLFAGQLVDRLGRKPLLIGSALLYGIAGSSGFILNSLGAILVGRALLGLSVAGIMTGVTTLIADYYTGQTRANFMGLQAAFMGLGGVVFLSVGGFIADLNWRFPFLIYLSAWAILIAIAVTIYEPERKLLNQTSSSAIKPTMPIGVLAMIYGVAWFYMVTFYLIPVQLPFYLQNLSNASATASGLAIAASTLASAIASLRYGFVKERLGFVSIVVIAFGVAAVGYLIIGIAGSYNVVLIGLIIAGFGFGLLMPNLNVWLSSIIPDVLRGRALGGLTTFFFLGQFLSPLVSQPITNGIGLAKTYSFTGVCLLVVAIAFLTLRKQIQSFCQNCY; from the coding sequence ATGAGCCTAACTAATTCCAATTCTTTACCACTCAAGGCAACTTTATTACTAACTAGTACTTTAACAGTAATGTCGGGAGCAACAATTGCCCCTTCACTACCCGCGATGCAGGAGTATTTTGCTGATGTACCCAATTCCGCGCTTTTAGTTCGTTTGGTATTGACTATCCCTGCGTTGTTTATCGCCATTGGAGGACTGTTTGCAGGTCAACTCGTAGATCGCCTTGGTCGCAAACCTTTATTAATTGGTTCGGCTTTACTTTATGGTATCGCTGGTAGTTCTGGTTTTATTTTGAATTCTTTGGGTGCAATTTTAGTTGGTCGTGCTTTATTAGGACTTTCTGTAGCGGGAATTATGACTGGGGTGACCACCTTGATTGCTGATTATTATACAGGTCAAACGCGGGCTAACTTTATGGGTTTGCAAGCAGCTTTTATGGGTTTGGGAGGGGTAGTATTTCTTTCAGTCGGCGGCTTTATTGCCGATCTTAACTGGCGCTTCCCTTTTCTAATTTATCTTTCAGCTTGGGCTATTTTAATCGCGATCGCTGTAACTATTTACGAACCTGAGCGTAAACTACTCAACCAAACATCTTCTTCTGCAATTAAGCCTACTATGCCCATCGGCGTGCTAGCTATGATTTATGGTGTTGCTTGGTTCTATATGGTGACGTTTTATTTAATTCCCGTACAGCTACCGTTTTATCTCCAAAATCTTAGTAATGCTTCTGCTACTGCTTCGGGGTTGGCGATCGCAGCCTCAACTTTAGCCAGTGCGATCGCTTCATTGCGCTATGGTTTTGTTAAAGAGCGTTTGGGTTTTGTCAGTATTGTAGTCATTGCTTTTGGGGTGGCAGCAGTAGGCTATTTAATTATTGGTATAGCTGGTAGTTATAACGTTGTTTTAATCGGTTTAATCATTGCTGGTTTTGGTTTTGGCTTATTAATGCCGAATCTTAATGTTTGGCTATCTAGCATCATTCCCGATGTTCTACGTGGTCGAGCTTTGGGCGGTTTAACGACCTTCTTTTTCTTAGGCCAGTTTTTATCTCCGCTAGTTTCTCAACCCATTACTAATGGGATTGGTTTGGCTAAAACCTACAGCTTTACAGGAGTTTGTTTACTGGTAGTGGCGATCGCTTTTTTAACACTCAGAAAACAAATTCAGTCTTTCTGTCAAAACTGTTATTAG
- a CDS encoding type II toxin-antitoxin system VapB family antitoxin, translated as MRTNIVIDDRLMADALKATGLTTKREVIELGLKTLIRLKQQETIKNFKGKLKWSADLEKMRLYQ; from the coding sequence ATGCGAACTAATATTGTAATTGACGATCGGCTAATGGCTGATGCACTTAAAGCAACTGGTTTAACAACTAAGCGAGAAGTGATTGAATTGGGACTAAAAACTTTAATTAGACTCAAACAGCAGGAAACAATTAAAAACTTTAAAGGAAAACTTAAATGGTCAGCAGATCTTGAAAAAATGAGACTCTATCAATAA
- a CDS encoding class I SAM-dependent methyltransferase, which produces MATAQDTLWEKFIQPVFGFLIDREALKELSDSIDWTEAGDRLKDPELLYPEYYTSQNFHGITGGYLTSGAAVTYDPVTKHALPPNENWNREAVIKAITGNPQKILDLGCGTGSTTIMLKQAFSSAEVVGLDLSPQMLTMSEYKAQQAELDIKWVHGLAEATKFADAEFDVVTASLLFHETPTAVAQQILQEAYRLLKSVGQIIILDGHQKTLRNTTWLSDIFEEPYIKEYAAGSIDAWMGKAGFNQVLTEDVWWTNQLTTGVKSSSN; this is translated from the coding sequence ATGGCAACTGCTCAAGATACCTTGTGGGAAAAATTTATCCAACCTGTATTTGGTTTTTTAATCGATCGCGAGGCACTCAAAGAACTTTCTGATAGTATTGATTGGACGGAAGCTGGCGATCGCCTCAAAGATCCAGAGTTATTGTATCCTGAATATTATACTTCTCAGAATTTTCACGGTATTACTGGGGGTTATCTAACTTCGGGTGCAGCAGTAACCTACGATCCTGTGACTAAACATGCTCTACCGCCTAATGAAAATTGGAATCGCGAAGCAGTAATTAAAGCTATTACAGGAAATCCCCAGAAAATTCTTGACTTAGGCTGTGGTACTGGTTCAACTACAATCATGCTTAAGCAGGCTTTTTCCAGTGCTGAAGTTGTGGGGTTAGATTTATCGCCTCAAATGTTAACGATGTCTGAATACAAGGCGCAGCAGGCAGAGTTAGATATTAAGTGGGTTCATGGGTTGGCAGAGGCAACTAAGTTTGCTGATGCTGAGTTTGATGTTGTAACTGCTTCGTTATTGTTTCACGAAACTCCCACGGCTGTTGCCCAACAGATACTGCAAGAAGCTTATCGTTTGCTCAAGTCAGTCGGACAGATTATTATTCTGGATGGTCATCAAAAAACCCTACGTAACACTACTTGGCTTTCTGATATATTTGAAGAGCCTTATATTAAAGAGTATGCAGCAGGTAGTATTGATGCTTGGATGGGAAAGGCTGGTTTTAATCAGGTACTAACTGAAGATGTTTGGTGGACAAATCAGCTCACAACAGGAGTAAAATCGAGCAGTAATTAA
- a CDS encoding acyloxyacyl hydrolase yields the protein MLTILRSPLKVSAQEVEPPQRTISPVITSPASPQASPLKKDRTDSPKLTTQSEATFGTKGQKHWYVQGAVATTLDREEAFPQRFALAGAGLSKFLFDGHSINLELNTIYFSQPDDDALGLNLALLMRWHFLRKSNWSLFIDGGAGVMGTTSDVPSKGASFNFTPQAGAGVNIKLKQQRQLMLGLRWHHISHADFFGANPGRDSIMGYVGLQFPR from the coding sequence ATGTTGACAATTTTGCGATCGCCTTTGAAAGTATCTGCTCAGGAAGTAGAACCCCCACAACGAACTATTTCACCAGTCATTACATCGCCTGCTTCCCCACAGGCATCTCCCCTAAAAAAAGATCGAACTGATTCACCTAAGCTGACTACACAATCCGAAGCAACTTTTGGCACAAAAGGACAAAAACACTGGTATGTTCAGGGTGCAGTAGCAACCACCCTAGATCGAGAAGAAGCTTTCCCTCAACGTTTTGCCTTAGCAGGTGCTGGATTGTCTAAATTTCTGTTTGATGGTCATAGCATCAATTTAGAACTAAACACTATCTATTTTAGTCAGCCTGATGATGATGCTTTAGGCTTAAACCTCGCTCTTTTAATGCGCTGGCATTTCCTGCGTAAATCCAACTGGTCATTATTTATTGATGGTGGCGCAGGGGTAATGGGTACTACCAGCGATGTTCCCAGCAAAGGGGCAAGCTTTAACTTTACGCCTCAAGCTGGTGCGGGAGTTAATATTAAACTTAAACAGCAAAGACAACTGATGTTAGGTTTACGCTGGCATCATATCTCCCATGCCGACTTCTTTGGAGCAAATCCTGGTAGAGATAGCATTATGGGCTATGTTGGGTTGCAGTTTCCCAGATAA